The region ATAATTGCAAGCAAAATGTCATattctcatttaaaaactggCTGCTCATTTCTCGACTCCTTCTCTTtggaataaatgtaaaacattaaTTTATGACTATATAAGCTgagatttttgtttaaaaacgtCTCTAAATATGCATGAATCCATGACTACCAACAATTCCTGGATCATTACGGCCCAGATGTTGAAAAAGTTGCATCTGGATTACAATGATCCAGATATTAAAAGCCATGTTTTAGTCATTGCATCTATAAAAAACTTAAATTAAATGTCTGGTTTTCCAACAGAGACAAAATAGGTTTTCCCTGAACGTTCGTAACAGAGCAGCTCTTCATGTTTTAACTCCGCAGTAGAAAAGAGAAAGTAACTGCCAGTGACTATTATACATAAACTGTAATATTTTACTATGAAACATATTCTAATTGGAGCTGATTCCACTGATATAATCGTTGGGAACACACGTGTAGCAGGAATTTTATAGCTAGTATGACAGATAATAGACTATGTACATTAGTAGAACAGACCCAAGGACTTTAATTATGTTATTTTTGATATACCTAAATATAAAGATAGATTAATCACTTATTAAGCTATTTAGAACAGTATTCAGATTAGACTATAttcaactttattattattattattattattatgatcatcatcattattattattattattattattgcaaaGAGTACAGCAGCAAGCTTAGTATCTAATCAAAGATGCAAAAGAAGAGGTGCATTATATGCTCATTACTgctatatatatttgtttttgctcttatAATCAGCATTGCCCCTCAAGTACAGCATCAGTTGGGCTctaatccagattttttttgtcatatatatatcaagtttagAAGACATACTGAAGGTTTGATCTGCAGCAAAGACAACACTCAATTGCAAAATCGGATTTCAGAATCCCTTTCCAACTCATTTTCATCTGCAGTACTCACTCACGTCAGCAGATGGTGACAGGGACCCACGACAGGAACACGTTGCCCGTGACATTTCCACTCCACAGCAGAAGATGGCAGCAGTTCAGAGATGATCTCAGTCAAACATCCGTCTCAGGACTCCACCGGCTCTTTCATGGTCCTCCTGGCTCGTTTCATAACGTCCCAGTACATTAAACTCAACATGGTTGTGTAAttttctgtcctgcagctgTTGTGTTGATCAGAGCAATGAGCTGCATGAAGAGAATATTCAGTAAGAGGCGGCTGGTCGCTGCAGCTCTCAGCTCCTGCAGACGTTTCCATGCTGAAGTCGTAAGAACTTGTTCATTTAAATCCAGTAAACTCGTGCCTTTATTTGGGAACATTGCAAACATACATGCATTTAACCTGACCTGCCGGCTCACCTGTTCACCTCGCAGGTGAGACACGAGTCCAGCGGACTGCCCATAATCCATCACAGCAGGTATGTGTGTGAGCTGCCAGCCAACCACAGGTTTCCGATGAGCAAGTTCCCCAGAGTTTTACACTTTCTGCTCCTGGACCAGGTAGTTACAGACAAACAGGTGAGTGAACCATGGATATGTTTAGTAGAAAATACACCTGTAATAATAAATACCTGTTCATTCGTGGCATAGACTCTGATTATGGACAAATCATCGCAATACTGACACGTTTGATCAGTATTTCAATTCATGAAAGAAGTGTATTACTGTTAATATGTGCATTATTGGTATTTTACACATCCAGAGGAATTTATACAATCtagtatgtttttttatttttctactgatgCTCCCTATGTGTTTGCACCTTAGGCATTTTGTAGGTCTTTTATTTTggtacatctttttttttttttttttttttttaccattctTGCATTGGTTTTCAtatgaatcagtttttttcttgccatttaAACTTGATGATTAATTTGCTGCCAATGTGAAACACTTTCAAACATCTGTTTTGAAAATTTCTATATAAATagttgattatttttattgttattattattattatcccccTATGCTGGTGTAACACTGCCGATTTCCCAAATGTGGGGATAATAAAGGCTCACGTTATGCTAAATTACTTACGTATACTTAATAGAAAAGCAATACGCTATAACTATAATAcattactgaaaataaaaataagtgagCTTACATATGATTAGAATAGAACTTGCTTATAATTAGAGGTATTAAAGTAATGTGATTAcacttatttatatatatatatatatatatatatagtctatTGTGCTGAAATGTCCCCAGTAGTTGACTGGTAATAATCAGCAACTAATCTGGCTGTTTATTAATGggtaatgcagttttttttttcagtttatgcatcatttgttaatttttagaggacaaaattatttaatatgaCCTGTTTGGTACTTTTGGTTATATAAGTAAACTTAATATTCTTTTATTGCACAGACTGATTATTCAGTGACATAAAATGCTGATAGACTGATGTTAAAATCACTGTTGTGCAGCAAATATTATGAGCATCAAAAGCACTTTCTAGCATTGATGTGACTTTCCTTCCTCACAGTAGGTGTGGGTCCCAGAAATTGCCTCTAAAGATTTACTGAGCGGTGTGCACACTGAGGATTACCTGAACAACTTCATAAACGGAAAAATAGATGAGCGGGAACAGAGGAGGACGGGGTTTCCCTGGAGCGAAGGCATAGTGAGGCGCTGTCGATATGAAACaggtgagaagaagaagaagcagcacaaAGCGGACGACTTGACAGCTGCTCAGCGTGGAAAGATCACACTGCACCGCTGTCACCTTCTCTGCTGTTGACAGGTGGGACTGTTCTGGCTGCTGAGGTGGCTCTGCAGAGAGGTCTGGCCTGCAGCACAGCAGGAGGAACCCATCACGCTTTCCCCAGCTACGGTTCAGGGTTCTGCCTCCTCAACGACTTGGCAGTTGCAGCCAAATATGTGTTGAACACCTCTTTGAC is a window of Acanthochromis polyacanthus isolate Apoly-LR-REF ecotype Palm Island chromosome 13, KAUST_Apoly_ChrSc, whole genome shotgun sequence DNA encoding:
- the hdac12 gene encoding uncharacterized protein SYNPCC7002_A1628, which produces MSCMKRIFSKRRLVAAALSSCRRFHAEVVRHESSGLPIIHHSRYVCELPANHRFPMSKFPRVLHFLLLDQVVTDKQVWVPEIASKDLLSGVHTEDYLNNFINGKIDEREQRRTGFPWSEGIVRRCRYETGGTVLAAEVALQRGLACSTAGGTHHAFPSYGSGFCLLNDLAVAAKYVLNTSLTKRKILIVDLDVHQGDGTAFIFKEEPSVFTFSVHCGKNFPLRKQQSDLDISVEDGLEDQEYLSTVKEHLPWLLETFRPDLVRYDAGVDPHWDDELGRLRLTDQGLYQRDLYVMKTVVSKGVPIATVIGGGYSRDIDKLALRHSIVHRAATQVWRECSM